TTCTGGCTTACGTCACTCTGGCTTACGCACTGATGGGATTGGGGTGGGTCATGGGATTCTCCTCTATCAGAAAGGAGACATGTCTCAGGAATGGCAGCTCCCCAGACATCACAAAAGGGCTACGGGGAGCCTGGCTTTACCAAAGTGGGGAAGTGGGCTTCTCCATAAACTCAATCTCATTTCCATTGGCATTATTTGAAGGCATCCGACCGTTTCCACTGCCTTGTGAACTCCATGATGGAAATTGTTTTGGAATCCAACAAAGGGGTTGGGAGAGAATGGGTTTTATCATGAAAGAATCTGTTGTGTGAACATGATGTGACTGTTTTGTCATTGTCTTTAATGTTTCCCTCATATGAATGTCTTGCCTTCTCTCATTGCTTGTAAATGTCTGAAATGTTATCCAGACACCGACGCCTGGTGTTTTAATTCTGTACTGTACCTCTGAATTCCACACCTTAAGGTGGCTTTGTGCCTTTAAGATGATTCCCAGGCCTCCCCTCTGTTAGGAGGGGGGGTAGGCTGGCACCGCAAGGGGTTTATAAATACAGTTTCTTCCTACAAAAGCTCACTTCTGTCTGTATGTTCCTCAGACATCTGCCAACAACACTCTTCAGTGATTAAAGGTCAAATGTTCCTCTCTTTGTCTCACCCAGCAAAAGACAACGTTAATACATGGGATATAGATCACTCTGTACCCCAGCAGGGGTGCTGCAGAGACCAACACAAAggggggggattcaggggtcagatcatgatctgttttttcccccactcaagcaatgggggctgcagggaatgggacaGGAGGACATAGAGGAGTTTCTCTCCTATTAATCAGGGATGCATCACAGGAAATGGAACAGAACATTGATACAGGCTAGATTTCTACCCCAAGCAGCAAGGAGCACTAAAATGATAGACCAATCTCTGCCTCAGCCAGCAGGGGCCATCTCATGGAGTAAGGTGCAGGAGGGAACACAGAGCTTAGCCCATTCTCTGAGAGAGACAATGGACAATCATTAGATCAGTTCTTTCCTAGACATTGTTTATTTAaaaggttgtttttaaaaaaaaaaaaaaaaaaacctccctgctGCCTATGGGAGTGCAAGCAGGTCAGAACAGAGCTGAGGTCTGATACATAGAAGTGAGAAGGCAGCCAGGAGTGCCAATGCTCCTGACTCCATGATTGAGAGGTGATAAAGGGCAGCACTGTGTGCTGGTCTCCTGCGGTGTCATGTTCAGTAATGGGAAGCAGTCCCCACACAAATATGCCTCACATGCAGCACTAAATGGCTTGGCATCTCTGTGAGAGAGAAGGACATCCAAGTTAACTTTTGATGATGGAGagtccctcccctcttcctcctctgctgaGTCATTTGTCTGACATTCAGCCATTACTgctctgcccctggctctgtggagCAGACTGTGGCCATGAGGGAGTGGGTGGATTGGCACCTGAGAAAAGGGTATAAAGCTTGTCACCTTTGCCTAAACCCAGTCAGGTCAGTAGTGGTTGAAAGCCATTACCTGATAGTTCcttggtggcctgtgtgaaatagcCTCACTCTAGCTGCTAGTGGGGAAATAGCCACCTCATAAATCCTCACTGCTGCTAGCAGCTTCTTGGCTGGCTCCATAGAGAGGCCAAGGagtgaaataagcacagagagcAAACAACCCTCTAACTTTTAGAGCTGGTGCCTCTAGCACGTAGATGAGGCAGCTTTAGTTACCCCTGGGCAAAATAAACAAAGGTGGATGACAACAAAgtaatcattaatattattgtgcgTATAATCTGAAGCAAGAAAATCTAAAATCTATCATGGCTACTACTAAGAAATACCCACATAGGGCTTTCGCCTATAGAAGAACACTCAGAAGGATCAGTAGGCAAAATCCTATAAGGCAAATTACTGGAGAGTTAGGAATGTAATGATGCCCCTGCATTTCTACAGTCAGCTAATTCGTGGGTGGAACATGCTACAGAAATGTCATTTGGCCCTGTCTCCAGGATGAAGCTAATACCTCTGATTTAAATTGAAATGCAACAGAGTAGATTTCTGGAAGGAGATCTGAAAAGTCAAACACACAGAAGGTCGGCTCAGCTTGTGGGAGGTAAACAGTGACACCAGCCAAAGTCATGTCAGCAACAGCCATATTAGCAGTATCCAGTATCTCTTAGAAGCTCTTCTGAGGAGAATATGTGAATATCATCATGCAATTGCCGTTGCCTTGCCTTTCCTATCCAGCTGTGATGGGAATGTACACGATGTCAACCTTAGGAATTTTCTATCGGTTTATTGGATACATAGGATTTCACCCATATTGAAATCTGACTCTGTCTTTGAGTGAAAAATCATTTAATAAAGAGGAAAACATAGTACTCAAGTATGCAAATAACTGACAAGTCAAAAATATCCAATTTTTGAGTGTGACACCAATAATCCAAAAATCAGGCTGCCAGAAAGAACCTGctaattcagaatgatctgaaGATACACAACCTCAaagcagtaattaaaaaaaaaaatgtaaaaccacTTTCCAACACATTAGAATTCTCATCATGACTAGCAAGATAAAAATCATGTATTTAATAGCATACCTGTTACTGATAACACCTTTAATTATAACAGCAAAAAAGGTTTAAACCCAGTTTACTCTTGAACATGTatatgctgtttgtttactttttgcatctGAGTTAATGTAGACAAGTGAAGCTAGACAGGTCTGTTTCACTTTCTGTGTTTAGTGAGCTTCATTTCCTATTTCTCCTACAGTACCCCCATGTTATCCATAGAGGATTTCTAACAAGGTCCTTGTGGTGGTATCTAAGCATAGTATCTATTTGCTGTGGGGTTTAGGTTTCCTGCACTGCAGAGGAATGtttaatggttttcaaaaaagcatctcatttgatttttttaagcaaccttgaagaaaacatttttattcctATTAGTCATCATAACACACACACCCGCTCCTTTCCTCCCACAAAAACAACCAATCAACCAACCTATATTTGAGACATAAACTGTTTGATAGTGTTACTTTAAATGTTGCCAGTTACAAAATATCTGGACACGGTATGGTTAAAATTAAAATTAGAGAAAAGTTGTTGTTACCTATGCACAGGAGCATGTTTGGAAAATGCTTTTTTGCAACTTTTTGTGAAGCTCTCTAGAAATCACTGCACAACTTGCACTAGCGTtgaaaaatcaatggaaatttcaTTCCTGCAAAGCTACACATGCTTTATACAAACAACCTGCataaaatactttacaaacaatttttaaagagTAATTCAGGCATTCTGTGTCTCCACTCAGCTGGTAGGATTCTGCTGAGGTCAGTAAAAAAATTGAAGGAAAGGACCCTAAAGCTGGTGCCACACACACAACCtgcaagaaaaacaaaagatGCAAGATAAGAATCCACTAGGTTCCTCAGGTCAGCAAGTATTTCATAGAAGTTTCATAAGCAGGATCCCAGGAGAGCTTTCCCTCTACCCTCTGCCTGTGTTACCTATTGcaatccattccccccctccccacacacaaaaacacacccaCTCTACAGGGCCATTCCAAGAAAACATGCCACCATTGTAACATTTTTTCATTCTATTTGCCCTAAGTTTCCTTAATTCATACTGGATCTCCAGCTAGGGTGACTGCCTGTCCCTTATTTTAAGGGATGTCCCTTGACCATTTTAAACATTGAAGCTTATGATAATTGCATTGTAAACTTGAAGGCAGTAGAAACATACACTTGAGAGAAAATACATGTTATGCTAAGGGAAATGGCGGTTTCCCTAAAATGTCCCTTAAAATAAAGCATTGTTCCTTAGTTTTCATGTAGTTTTCCCTTATTTCCAGCCAGCAAAGGTGATCACCCTATCCCCATCTCTTCTAGCACTGCATCATTCTAGTCCAGTAGGATGACTTCTGTGCTTGTAGTTAACATgcgcataagtgtttgcaggatcagggcttatggTAGCATTTAGAGGCCTTACAATGCTATTTCGTGCTTTTCAAGCTGAAGAATCTCAAAGCATTCTATGAACCAGTCCTGACTGATTCCTATGGAAGTAAAACCCAGAGAGGGGAGTTAAAAATGTTGCATGGTTCCCTGTGTATTAATCTGTAGGGGTTGCTCTCTATCACACTCAAAGGGGAAGGTAATTGCCGCCGCAATAAATATGGCATTCAGCCCCTAAATCCCACAGATCTCACAAAATCCAAAGCCAGTGCCATCTTCATGGAAGCCTTGTGCCTCTGCACTGAATCCAGGATCCCACCTCCTTCTCCAATCCAAATTTCCGTGGGACTCTCCTGCTGGCCATTGCCCCAGCATCCTTGGgggttgggtgaccagatgtccgatatttaaagggacaatcccatatttaagccctcctgcaggtgtcccaactttttcttaaaaatggacaaattgtcccgtattttctatCTCTCCCgccccccatcagtactggcagatcctgctgctggccagatcctgGCTCGCCAGCCACTCACCCACCAGTGGTGCGTGGGGGGTCCAGTGGCTGATGATGGGGGTGGgcgtgcaaggctggtggcggagCGAAGATGCAGTGTGTGGCACCGGCCACTCTCCCTGCCACTGGTCCAtcagctcagcccctgctgcatgccagctctcggccagcagggtcACCCCCCCATCCCATTCCCGGCTGGCACTGTCTGCGTGCTGCAAGctgtggtggctggtgagtgtgggcaggcaCCAGGCGAGGGCCGGTTACATGTTGCCTCTGCTGTccacccatcggccctttacattctccccctctcgctgtcctctccctgctttgccccttcacctcccccccaAGGCCTGCGGCTCCTCCATATCCCACCCCCTGGCGCATCCTGCTTCCAGCactgtgtggagaaccagccccaggtcggagcgctcagctcaccagcagcctggcaagcaggctccttccttccctaactgcctctggctgggctggcatcctgggaaagcccaagaccctcgagcctggggcgctggccaggaggagacAAGCCCTGCAAGTGCCAAAGCCATGCACAGCActggcacagggaagcctctccgtccctcagctaagctctggagcgGTGTGGGAGTGATTTTCAGCCTGTTTACACcccgaacctgcaggctccacagcagcccctggggaaggggcttagcaccctcttcaaacccacccctcacccctgccctggttcctgcccccagggagtgtggggctgctccattccctaggcaccctcccctgttGAGCAACCTCTCTGGCCTGGttcactgaagcccctgcagtcaggttccctgggccctggtgcacaatgcatcctttggacttaaccccttcctgcccacactgtAGTGTGGGGAccagaggcagctgggttatAACGGTGGCCAGCCTGgcggtgttagctgcctttcaacactgtgcaggcaggaatGGACAAGCTGTTTCCAGCCACacatgtgggggtggagggaagagaagCTTTGCAAAGACACGAACCAGgtcatccctcctcctcctccccggcagctggaagcagctccagtCCCTTCTGTCCCGcacagtgctgaaaggctgctgctggccacattctggtgtgaaccctggtaggaatctggggagggagggcatgtgaccctgcatgccctctGCCCATGTGTTGCCTTGGAAAGACAgagtgccaggtaccaggagaggcgggtctgTCCCAGGggctcagccaggcatggagggcggagagggccaggcagggagggtcgggtcgggtcggtcggtctcacacacacacacacacacacacacacacacagtatgagagaggtgtatatgtgtgtgtgtgtgtgtgtgtgtgtcacctctccccatgtgtgtgtggcaggggggaaggggagagggagggaagtgtgtgtgtcacccctccccgtgtgaaccctaaagccttaaagataagaaggtaaataaaaagaatccaactaaacagtatttctttttaacagaggCTCAGGCAagttgatgttaatttgaatgtttgtacaaTTGATTGCCACTGAACTTGcttgaatacaagtaattttacctGGTGTCCCATATTCAGTATAGgcaaatatggtcaccctattggtGGGAACCATTAAGGCAAGAGGAATAAAGGTCaaaaatcagattcttaaaatggccaccaccatcaccaaatagcagtggccattttgaaaagctCCCTCCCTACTGCCTCTCTTTCCTTCCACCACCCTTGCCAGCATTGGTCCCTCTTCTGATCTCTCCCACTGCCTGAATAGCTCTTGGGAACCAGGTCCTTTCCCACATACATGCCACACCCTCCTTTCCACTGTCTGACTCCCCTCCCATAGTACCTATCATGATCCAGGTTGGGATTTGCTATCTGCTGGACACCAACTGCTGCTACCAGATATCTGATGAATCCCATAAATGTGGACTCATGACATCCTTGCTTTAGAGACGGAGCAAGGAAATTCCTTTTCCTGAGAGATCCTGTCACACAGCCCAGGCTTCCCATGGGACAACACTATTCACAAAGGGgccatgtgtgtatgtgtagggCTGTCCCCCACCTTCCCTTCCACTACAGCATTGATGATTTCTGAGACCCTTTGACTGCCGAAGCAGTTGACCCTTCCAAAGGTGGATGGTAGTGGACCCTCATCCCTTCATTACCTGATTCCCTTGCTCTCCAGGCCTAGAGACCAGTCTTCTGCACACCAAAGCCGGTAATGAAGATGTTGAGGATGACGGTGATGAAGATCAGAGCCGTGGCAACATTATTGAGCACGTTCAGGCGGTGCTGCTTTGACACATCATTCAGGTTCAGCCGAGCTGAGACACAGCACAAAACAAAGGGAGAATTGAAAACTGGCTCAAAGCCTCATGGCCTAAAGGAACCATGTCCTGGGCAGACTGCTGAACACACGTGAGGTAGTGGCAGCAAGTTGTCCCAGGGATTGGAGCTGGGAGGATGATTTTATTAatactacagtacagggtttgtgagtgggggtggggagtgagggagcAGAACAGTGCAAGTTAACCAAGAGGGGCCTAGTTTTCTGAAGCGCACCCACAGCTCCCGATGACGTCAATCTGACAATCAGGCCCTACATAAATAACAAGGGAGTTACCGCTGTCTATAGTCCAGGCTCATGCTCCATTGTCATTCCTCACAGCGCCAAACAGGAGCACACACAAGTGCTGAGAATGACAGGCCTTTATTTATCAGCTGAAGGGAGGCTCCAGGCCTGATGGGGTCTGTGGAAACTTTTGCAAAGTAAGACCATGTCTACGCTAGAAACACTAGAGCAGCATAGCTGccgctgtgctgctgcagcgctgtagtgtagactcttATTACAGTGACGGAAGGGGGGGTCTCCTGTTGCTATGGTAAATCTGcaaatttttcacacccctgagtgacctagctgggtcaacctaactttctaCATAGCCCAGCCCGGAGGTGCAAGGAAGGGCTCTTGGCATCATGGGAGGAGGTAATGGGAGGCTTTTAGACACATGATAGAGGCACTGGTGTGCTTGTCAATGAGGGTCAGGAAAGGTTTCCACAAGTGGTGAGGGCACTGAATGAGGTGGCAGTACGAGGGGAAAGGTGCTTAGGGAGAGCTGGCTCCTCGAGCTCCTCCTTCAAAGTGGGTGTGTGGAGAAGGGGGCCAGAGCAGGTGTGGGAGGCCCTGGAGATGCGTGTGCTGACAGAGCAGGCAccctgtagtgaggcagagtggcctccctctgagcctgAGGGGGAGGAACTGCCCCATGCCCCTGGTGAGCAAAGTCAAGACAGCCCTGCCACCTGTGCTGGAAGCAGGGGGGCGGGACAAGACGGGCCGTCAGCTCAGTTGCTGTACCTTGCCGCTGAACTCTGGACCAGGGACCGAGCTGTGCAGTgccctgcccctggaggagaCTGATTGTGGAGAGGAGTTGCTGGGATTGCCATCCTCCATTTACCCTGAGGAGCCGGAGGACCCATGGACTACGGAGCCACGCCAAGGATGTGCGGTAGGAAGTAGCCATGGGGAACCAGACATTAGTCCGGTTGTGTTGCCGGGAAATGAGTCAGCGTGTTTTGGTGACTTCCCCGCTGACCGGGTGGTGGGATCACTaacactgttagggccctgggctggcccTGGTGGAGCAGTGTGGGCCTGGGTATCCCTACCCCCTGCTGCTAAAACCACCCCATGGGAGGTGGCCTACTACCTTAGGCTAGCAGGCCTGTGCCCTGTTTGTGGcttgccccagccagggggctgaAAGCCCCTAGACCGGTGGTCctcaaacttttcagggtcacgcCCCCCCTCTTGCCCCTGTTCGCAACCccccaggctgggagcagggcctgcagttttggggggtggggcatggaCTGGGTAAGAAGGCTGCAGCTGCAACTGGGGGTGGGTTTGAGAGCAGGGATGTGGCCAGGGGCCAAGGctaggggcaggagcagagccacagccagCCTGGAGTGGGGACTGGCAGCTGGGCCTGTGGCCGGGTGCGGAGCTGTGGCCGGGGCTGAGGCTGGAGATGGGGCCAGGCGCAGGGACAGGAGTTGGGCCATAGCTTGGGGCAGGGTTGGAGCAGagctggtggtggggaggggctgggtggtgctccttccctgccccccaggggggctggcccgggcccgcTACGCTCTCCGAATGTTCCTCTGCACCCGCCTAGGGgagtgtgccccacagtttggggacctctgccctaGACTGTGACTGCTGTCTGCTCCAGCCTGAAGTCTGAAGCTAAAGctaaagcctgagccccaggtgTTAATTGCTGTCTACCCAAGCCAGGAGGCTTTGGCTAAAGACTGCtcattgctctgccctgcctagAGGGCCAGATCTACAGACTGTGTAAATTGTCTCTTGGACTAAAGAGTCCCTGTTACTCTGCCCTGACCAGAGGGCCAGAGCCCTAGTCTGCTAATTGACTGCTTGCTGTTTGATGTTGTGAGGCAGGGTAGCCTCCCTCTGAGTCTGACAGGGAGGAGGACCACAGAACCACTACAAACCACAACAGCAAGGGGCCTCTGGGCACATGTCTAGGACCAGCTGAAACACTAGGGACCCCAGTTAGCTACTGTACACACAGCACAAGGACAGATTTGGGATCAATTAAATGAGGGTTGGATAGAACCGCAGGCTGAATCATTCTGTTAGGCCACAAGCCAGAGACAGTATGGAGGGGGGCAGAGTGCAAAGATGTGGTGCAGGTCACTCTGGGGGAGTGCAACATGAAGGGGTGCAGTGTGGGGAGATGGCAGAAACAATTCCCCATCCCTAGTACAGGGGTGCAGTGATGGGAAAGCAGAGGAGTGAAGGAGTGGTAAAGCTCGAGGCTAAGATGGAGAAGGAAGAAATGCATTTGCTGGTAGATTCTCTAATTTGAAGGAGAAATAATGTGGGTCTTTGCACCAGCCACCCCATTCCTCCTTCCATGACCCCGATTGCTGCTGACAGTGGAGGCAAACAGAAGCTCAGAAGATATCTTACCAATGATGATAAGAAGAATTCCAATCACCAcctggaagaagagagagatgcTGATGAGCGATATCAGGGTGGCATAATACTGGAATgaaaccctctgctccagcaccgCTTTGAGTTGTGTGACATTGGCCATGAACAGCGCCACATCCAGCATGCTTTCTGCCACACTCTTCTTAGTTGCATAGTGGTTGATGTTGACTGGATTGTCCCTCCTTGAGCCAGGATTCCCCGCCTGGGTAGAAGGGAGAGTGAGAGTAAGATTCCTAAGCAGACTGGCCAGTCCATTCTGGCTTGAGTGTTAGCCCCACCAAGGGGGTAAATCTAGAAAGCTTTCAGAAGGCACATTCCATGAACTTGAAAGGCAGAAAATTTAAAACTGTTAAAGGAAACCCTtctctccccccgaccccccaccacAATTGGCCTGTGGATCTCATTGCCACAAGGTAATTGTGGAGACCACAAATTtagcaagattaaaaaaagaattggacaTTTGTATGATTAATAAGAATAGCCAGTGTTAGTCATATGGCTTAACAAAACCCAGGAGTTATGAAAGAAGGGATATTTAACCCTCATTCTTCAAGGCACAAAGCAACCTTACATTAATGGGGGATTAGGGAACAATATTCCCCCATGGACAAGGTACTCTAGGTCTGCCTACAGCAGGGTTCTtacacaccttcctctgaagcatctggtgctggctgctgtcagagacaggataccagactTGATGGACTATGGGTctaatccagtctggcaattcctatgttcctactcTTGAAACAATTACACTCCACTCATCCGAACTGTCAGCTGTTTTAAAACACAGTCACACAAGGTCTGTAGATGTATGTCAGCCTCTGCAGGGAGCAGAAGAGGCACGGAGTGATGGGTACACTTGTAAATATACCAGATACTAGCCAAGCTCAGTCAGAGAAACTGGGACTTGCAGTCTGTGAGCTGCAGCTTTGTAGTGGACATGAAGGCAGCTGTGGGATGATGCGTTTTAGGGCTTTCTGGGCCACATTCGGCCTGCAGATTGCACCTTTGGCTACCCCTGACTTAATAAAGAGTACAGAGGAGAAGAGCCAGCTACTACTACACCCAATcagctccttcctctcccttgcCTTTGTCAGCCATCCTGACTGAATTCTGAGTTCTGCAGCTTGTTTAGACTCATTGCCCTGACTCAAATGGCCATTGGCCCTGGAGAGTGCGAGAGACAAGCAGGGGCGGAGAAGAAGATGatgatctttaattaaatattcactgggaGCATGGTGACATGGTAGCAAATCTCAATTGAAGGAAAGAGCCAAGATCTTGAAGGATCGGAATATATCAGCAGAACACCATAGCAGAGTAAAGGAAAGACATAACTAGTTGAAATCTGTAGcatgctgggctgcagttctggaAAACACAGGCTGTTTCTCACCCATATCCACCAGAGCCTTTAGAAAGCTGGAAAATCAGCCACCTCATGATTTTCTGACTACGTGGCCTTTACTGAACTCCCCGTTTTGAGTTTACCACCTTATCTGAGCTTTTCCTCGTAGGCTCTCCCATTAGCTGGCCCTTTAAGTCTATGGGAGAGAACCAGCTGCAGCCTGAAGGTCATCATTTAGCTCCCTGGGCTGTAGGCTGTTGATCCCTCTCTCCTGGCAGGAGAGTACTCTTGTGACACAATAGGATATGTCTGTATCAAATTATGAGCTCTTTTTGTAGAGATGTTGACTGCTAGGCTAACCTTGTCTGAGGGCAACCTATCGTACTGTGTTCCAGCCAGCGGCCCGGCTCAGGAGAATTGTTTAACACCTCATTGAAGAACTACACTAAGAGCCATCACACAGCAAGCTAGGGCCACTGATTTTGTTT
The Emys orbicularis isolate rEmyOrb1 chromosome 1, rEmyOrb1.hap1, whole genome shotgun sequence DNA segment above includes these coding regions:
- the NINJ2 gene encoding ninjurin-2, producing the protein MNLQAHFRAAELSQRYKIHSPGKLSGKTVISWELVVGEQSQNSGSGTTVLAGNPGSRRDNPVNINHYATKKSVAESMLDVALFMANVTQLKAVLEQRVSFQYYATLISLISISLFFQVVIGILLIIIARLNLNDVSKQHRLNVLNNVATALIFITVILNIFITGFGVQKTGL